A region of Cucumis melo cultivar AY chromosome 2, USDA_Cmelo_AY_1.0, whole genome shotgun sequence DNA encodes the following proteins:
- the LOC103501694 gene encoding LOW QUALITY PROTEIN: uncharacterized protein LOC103501694 (The sequence of the model RefSeq protein was modified relative to this genomic sequence to represent the inferred CDS: inserted 1 base in 1 codon; deleted 1 base in 1 codon; substituted 4 bases at 4 genomic stop codons), translating into MDEQTNDQVQAVRQDVEGLKDQLAKILELLTTGRGKSVAGTSSQVEVDLNQVLEDMPAYPPGFTPQRSSSPRMGDITYPTSFPAPNPNTTTQQAAHANNPISTPIMEGSKKISEEQGSRRRLEFLEERLRVIEGADMYGSIDATQLCLISDVVIPPKFKTPDFEKYNGTSCPKSHLVMYCRKMSAYAHDDKLLIHCFQDSLVGPASRWYMQLDGSQVHRWKDLADSFLKQYKYNIDMAPDRLDLXRMEIKNVETFKEYAQRWRELAAQVQPPLTDKELTAMFINTLRAPYYDRMVGSASTNFSDVIIIGERIEFGVKNGRISDPASETRRVMTPKKKEGEVHELSSTQRVATRVSSPIVGQTNFSPSYQNGGQSPFGQSTQRNIRNNWKQTRFDPIPMSYTELLPQLIKSHQVAIVPQEPLQPPYPKWYDPNAKCEYHAGAVGHSTENCFPLKAKVQSLVKAGWLRFKKTGEEPDVNQNPLPNHEGPSINAVDTFMQRHKNKVSDVATSMKTLFQILHGSGYLSPRFNNDDRKKIGCTNNEQCLFHPETNDHSIEDCCEFKNEVQKLMNSKILLIGQMSMQEIEVNMITNASSNEKTSNETTFMWKPLVIHYEEKSSIMSYIQKPKAMTVEIPGPFAYKDNHAVPWKYECQFITDNVVSATVGGITRSGRCYTLDNLKDVSKEDEVRRRKGKAIEMACEDDLNDLSKVFTEKNTLVEKETDHEVVSKEEACEFLKLIKQSEYKVIEQLHRTSARISMLSLFMYSEPHRKVLLDILNRAHVGHDISVNALSEIVENITATNCISFTDEEIPPEGTGHTKALHISVKCKDHHVARVLVDNGSSLNIMSRSTLMKLPIDPSYLRPSTMVVRAFDGARREVIEDIDIPLKIGPSTFNISFQVMDINSSYSCLLGRPWIHSVGAVPSSLHQRLKFSVEGGQAIVYGEEDMFVTKTSVLPYVEATEEALECSYRSFEIANATIFPTEDLSMDRYVSKTSLMIAKTMIKSVVSENTSPPHPLVHKCPPGFELNNWEIKKTLKVTKGSQKNTRVEGDVDDAVDFEVPICNLEQNIGEGESDISPELLRLIEQEEKKTMPYQETLKVINLGTPEEVKEVRIGTLASEQDQSELVALLHEFKDIFAWSYQDMPGLDTEIVTHQLPLKPECKLIRQKLRKLKPKTLIKIKEEVKKQFDAGFLAVAKYPIWVANIVPVPKKDGKVRMCVDYRDLNRASPKDNFPLPHIDVLVDNXAGFSTFSFMDGFSGYNQIKMAPEDQEKTTFITLWGTFCYKVMRFGLKNAGAIYQRAMVTLFHDLMHKEIEVYVDDMIAKSRLEEKHVVTLRKLFERLRKFQLKLNPAKCIFGVASGKLLGFIVSREGIKVDPDKIKAIVDLRPPKTQKEVRSFLGRLNYIARFISYLTQTCEPILKLLRKNEICHWNEDCQKAFDKIKDYLQSPPILVPPTPGRPLILYLTVKEGSMGCVLGQHDSTGKKEQAVYYLSKKFTNYESKYSLLEKTCCALAWTTQRLRQYMLYYTTWLISKMDPIKYIFXKPSLSGRIAKWQVLLSEFDIVYITRKAIKGSVIADCLTELPIEDYEPMKFDFPDEDIMALVNTSSNTWTMMFDGATNEIGHGVGAILMSPDGKWYPLTAKLYFDCTNNMAEYEACSMGVRMAYEMKVKKLRVLGDSLLVVHQLNGEWETRDAKLIPYNDYIRTIAQTFYSITFEHVPRESNQVADALATFSAMFNVAYSEEVQPIRMEKYKTPSYCMSLEREPDGKSWYHDIKHYIAYREYPPGASENSKRTIRRLAMKFFLSGEVLYKRNYDMTLLRCVDALEAKIFLEEIHEGVCGTHANGHMMARQILRAGYFWLTMESDCIKYVRRCHKCQIYADKVHAPASPLHVLTAPWPFSMWGLDVIGPIERKASNGHRFILVAIDYFTKWVEAASYKSVTKQAVVKYGLPXRIITDNGKNLNNKLMEELCNQFKVKHSNSTPYRPKMNGAVEAANKNIKRILEKMSVTYRDWHEMLPFALHGYRISVRTSTGSTPFSLVYGFEAVLPVEVEVPSLRVIQELKLDEAKWAQVRYEQLNFIEERRLTALCRGQLYXKKIARAYKKKVRHRHFQEGNLVLKRILPFQKDHRGKWTPNYEGPYIVKRVFSGGALILTNMDGDDLPNPISADYVKKYYA; encoded by the exons ATGGATGAGCAAACCAATGATCAAGTTCAAGCAGTTCGTCAAGACGTTGAAGGTCTGAAGGATCAATTGGCAAAAATCCTAGAATTGCTCACCACCGGAAGAGGAAAGAGTGTTGCGGGGACTTCATCACAAGTGGAAGTGGATCTGAATCAGGTACTGGAGGACATGCCTGCATATCCTCCGGGTTTCACTCCTCAAAGGTCATCTAGTCCACGCATGGGGGATATAACATATCCTACATCATTTCCCGCGCCAAATCCTAACACAACCACCCAACAAGCAGCTCATGCAAACAATCCTATATCTACTCCAATTATGGAAGGTAGTAAGAAAATTTCAGAAGAGCAGGGTAGTAGGAGAAGACTGGAATTTCTAGAAGAAAGACTGCGCGTCATTGAAGGTGCAGACATGTACGGGAGTATCGACGCAACACAACTATGTTTGATATCAGATGTGGTGATCCCTCCCAAATTCAAGACTCCAGATTTTGAGAAATACAATGGAACCTCATGTCCAAAAAGCCACCTAGTTATGTACTGTCGGAAAATGTCAGCTTATGCTCATGATGATAAATTGTTGATTCATTGCTTCCAAGACAGCTTAGTTGGCCCGGCTTCTCGTTGGTACATGCAATTGGATGGTTCACAAGTGCATAGGTGGAAGGATCTTgctgattct tttttaaaacaatataagTACAACATTGATATGGCGCCCGATCGTCTAGACCTTTAGAGAATGGAAATAAAGAATGTTGAAACTTTTAAGGAATATGCACAGCGATGGAGAGAGTTAGCTGCACAAGTGCAACCTCCCCTGACTGACAAAGAATTGACAGCTATGTTCATAAACACTCTTCGGGCCCCATACTATGATAGAATGGTTGGAAGTGCTTCAACTAATTTCTCGGACGTCATAATCATTGGGGAAAGGATTGAATTTGGAGTGAAGAATGGAAGGATCTCTGATCCCGCTTCAGAAACAAGAAGAGTGATGAccccaaagaaaaaagaaggagaagtaCACGAGTTGAGTTCGACTCAAAGAGTAGCAACACGTGTATCCTCACCAATTGTGGGGCAGACAAATTTCTCTCCTAGTTATCAGAATGGAGGTCAAAGCCCATTTGGTCAGTCAACTCAGAGAAATATAAGGAACAATTGGAAGCAAACCCGTTTTGATCCTATACCTATGTCGTACACGGAACTTTTGCCTCAACTTATAAAGAGTCATCAAGTGGCTATTGTACCACAAGAGCCTCTGCAACCACCATATCCTAAGTGGTATGACCCCAACGCAAAATGTGAATATCATGCTGGGGCAGTTGGGCATTCTACGGAGAATTGTTTTCCTTTGAAAGCTAAAGTGCAAAGTCTAGTTAAAGCCGGTTGGTTAAGGTTCAAGAAGACAGGGGAAGAGCCTGATGTCAACCAGAACCCTTTACCAAATCATGAGGGTCCCTCCATAAATGCAGTTGACACGTTCATGCAAAGACATAAGAATAAGGTGAGCGATGTAGCTACTTCAATGAAAACGCTTTTCCAAATCCTCCATGGATCTGGATATTTGTCACCAAGGTTTAACAATGATGATAGAAAGAAGATTGGATGCACCAACAATGAGCAGTGTTTATTCCATCCAGAGACAAATGACCATTCCATTGAGGACTGTTGTGAGTTCAAGAATGAGGTGCAAAAGCTGATGAACTCAAAGATTCTCTTGATAGGACAGATGAGCATGCAGGAAATCGAGGTTAATATGATCACTAATGCTTCATCTAATGAGAAAACTTCAAATGAGACGACATTTATGTGGAAACCATTAGTCATTCATTACGAAGAGAAGTCGAGTATTATGTCTTATATCCAAAAACCTAAAGCAATGACAGTTGAAATACCAGGTCCTTTTGCTTATAAGGATAACCATGCCGTTCCATGGAAATATGAATGTCAGTTCATCACGGACAATGTCGTTTCTGCAACAGTCGGAGGAATAACGCGTAGTGGAAGGTGTTATACACTAGATAATTTAAAAGATGTCTCTAAGGAGGATGAAGTTCGACGACGTAAAGGAAAAGCTATAGAAATGGCATGTGAAGATGATCTAAATGATCTGAGCAAGGTTTTTACTGAAAAGAACACATTAGTTGAGAAAGAGACAGATCACGAAGTTGTCTCCAAAGAAGAAGCCTGTGAATTTTTGAAGTTAATTAAGCAGAGTGAATATAAAGTGATTGAACAATTACATCGTACCTCTGCTCGTATATCGATGTTGTCATTATTCATGTACTCTGAACCGCATCGTAAGGTTTTGTTGGATATCTTAAATAGAGCCCATGTAGGACATGATATTTCAGTGAATGCACTTAGTGAAATCGTGGAAAATATAACTGCTACAAATTGCATTTCCTTTACAGATGAAGAAATTCCCCCTGAAGGTACTGGACATACTAAGGCATTACACATATCTGTGAAGTGTAAGGACCATCACGTGGCGAGGGTTCTGGTAGATAATGGTTCATCTTTAAATATAATGTCGAGATCCACGTTGATGAAACTCCCCATAGATCCATCGTACCTAAGACCAAGTACTATGGTTGTAAGAGCCTTTGACGGTGCACGTAGAGAAGTAATCGAGGATATAGATATCCCATTAAAAATTGGGCCTTCCACTTTCAACATTTCATTCCAAGTAATGGATATAAATTCCTCATACAGTTGTCTACTGGGACGACCTTGGATTCATTCAGTAGGGGCAGTCCCATCTTCACTACACCAAAGGTTGAAATTTAGTGTAGAAGGTGGTCAAGCTATTGTTTATGGAGAAGAGGACATGTTTGTAACAAAAACATCAGTACTTCCTTATGTTGAAGCAACGGAAGAAGCTCTGGAATGTTCTTATAGATCGTTTGAAATTGCTAATGCTACTATATTTCCGACAGAAGATTTGAGCATGGACCGTTATGTGTCTAAGACATCTCTAATGATTGCAAAGACAATGATCAAAAGTG TTGTCTCCGAGAATACTAGTCCGCCTCATCCTTTGGTTCATAAGTGTCCGCCAGGATTTGAGTTGAACAATTGGGAGATCAAGAAGACATTGAAAGTCACTAAGGGATCGCAAAA GAACACCAGAGTGGAAGGTGACGTTGATGACGCTGTTGATTTCGAAGTTCCAATTTGTAATCTTGAGCAAAATATTGGAGAGGGTGAATCTGATATATCACCTGAATTACTAAGATTGATAGagcaagaagaaaagaagactATGCCATATCAAGAAACTTTGAAGGTTATTAATTTGGGAACACCGGAAGAAGTGAAAGAAGTGCGAATTGGCACTTTGGCCTCGGAGCAAGATCAATCAGAGCTGGTGGCCCTACTTCACGAGTTTAAAGATATATTTGCATGGTCTTACCAGGATATGCCCGGTTTGGATACAGAAATTGTAACACATCAATTACCACTCAAACCAGAATGTAAGCTTATACGGCAAAAGCTTCGCAAATTGAAACCTAAAACGTTGATAAAGATCAAGGAGGAAGTTAAAAAGCAGTTTGATGCTGGATTCTTAGCAGTAGCAAAATACCCAATTTGGGTTGCAAATATTGTCCCAGTTCCAAAGAAAGACGGGAAGGTTAGAATGTGCGTAGACTATAGAGATCTTAATCGAGCAAGTCCTAAAGACAACTTTCCTCTTCCTCACATCGACGTGTTGGTAGATA ATGCCGGTTTTTCCACCTTCTCATTTATGGATGGATTTTCAGGATACAACCAGATCAAAATGGCTCCAGAAGATCAAGAAAAAACGACATTCATCACCTTGTGGGGAACGTTCTGCTATAAAGTAATGCGTTTTGGGTTAAAAAATGCAGGAGCAATTTATCAGAGAGCGATGGTTACATTATTCCATGACTTGATGCATAAAGAAATTgaagtttatgttgatgatatgattGCCAAGTCCAGACTCGAAGAAAAGCATGTGGTTACCCTTCGTAAGCTTTTTGAACGTTTGCGAAAGTTCCAATTAAAGTTGAATCCAGCAAAATGCATATTTGGAGTTGCTTCTGGGAAGTTATTGGGTTTCATTGTTAGTCGTGAAGGCATCAAGGTGGACCCAGACAAAATCAAGGCTATAGTTGACTTAAGGCCACCAAAAACACAAAAGGAGGTTAGAAGTTTTTTAGGAAGGTTGAATTACATTGCAAGATTTATTTCATACCTTACTCAAACTTGTGagccaattttaaaattgcttCGAAAAAATGAGATTTGTCATTGGAATGAAGATTGCCAAAAAGCTTTTGACAAGATCAAAGACTACTTGCAAAGCCCTCCTATCCTCGTTCCGCCAACTCCAGGACGACCTTTGATCTTATACTTGACAGTGAAGGAGGGGTCAATGGGATGTGTGCTGGGACAACATGACTCTACTGGAAAGAAAGAGCAAGCTGTCTATTATTTGAGCAAGAAGTTCACGAATTATGAATCAAAATACTCATTGTTGGAAAAAACATGTTGTGCTTTAGCATGGACGACTCAAAGATTAAGACAGTATATGTTATACTATACTACATGGCTTATTTCAAAAATGGATCctataaaatacattttttaaaagccATCCTTATCAGGAAGGATAGCTAAGTGGCAAGTGTTGTTATCAGAGTTTGATATCGTTTACATTACTAGAAAGGCCATAAAGGGTAGTGTGATTGCTGATTGCTTAACGGAGTTACCAATTGAGGACTATGAGCCCATGAAGTTTGATTTTCCAGATGAAGATATCATGGCATTAGTAAATACATCATCGAATACATGGACAATGATGTTTGATGGAGCCACGAACGAAATAGGGCACGGTGTGGGAGCAATTTTGATGTCCCCCGATGGGAAGTGGTACCCTTTAACTGCTAAGTTATATTTCGATTGCACCAATAACATGGCTGAGTATGAGGCATGTAGTATGGGAGTGCGAATGGCATACGAGATGAAAGTAAAAAAATTACGAGTCCTTGGGGACTCCCTGTTGGTTGTACATCAGCTGAATGGGGAATGGGAGACAAGGGATGCTAAATTGATCCCTTATAACGATTATATTCGCACAATAGCGCAAACTTTTTATTCAATAACTTTTGAACACGTCCCACGCGAAAGCAATCAGGTTGCAGATGCATTAGCCACTTTTTCTGCCATGTTTAATGTAGCTTACAGTGAAGAAGTTCAACCCATAAGGATGGAGAAGTATAAGACACCATCCTATTGTATGAGCCTCGAGCGGGAACCTGACGGTAAATCTTGGTATCATGATATTAAGCACTACATCGCATATCGGGAGTATCCACCAGGGGCATCGGAAAATAGTAAGCGCACCATTAGGAGGTTAGCCATGAAGTTCTTTCTAAGTGGTGAAGTATTATACAAAAGAAATTATGATATGACTCTACTGCGATGCGTTGATGCTTTGGAAGCCAAAATTTTTTTGGAAGAAATTCATGAAGGAGTGTGTGGGACGCATGCGAATGGACACATGATGGCGAGGCAAATTTTACGTGCTGGTTATTTTTGGTTGACCATGGAGTCAGACTGCATCAAATATGTGAGAAGATGCCATAAATGTCAAATATACGCAGATAAAGTGCATGCTCCAGCCTCTCCATTGCATGTGTTGACGGCTCCATGGCCTTTCTCCATGTGGGGCTTGGATGTAATTGGACCCATTGAGCGAAAGGCATCAAATGGCCATCGATTCATTTTGGTAGCCATAGATTATTTCACGAAATGGGTAGAGGCTGCTTCCTACAAAAGTGTCACCAAGCAGGCCGTTGTCAAGTATGGTTTACCTTAGCGTATCATTACCGATAATGGAAAAAACCTGAATAATAAATTAATGGAGGAGTTATGCAATCAGTTCAAGGTTAAACACTCTAATTCCACTCCTTATCGCCCTAAGATGAATGGGGCAGTGGAAGCAgcaaataaaaatatcaaaagaaTTCTCGAAAAAATGTCGGTCACTTATAGAGATTGGCATGAAATGCTACCTTTCGCATTGCATGGATATAGAATATCAGTCCGCACGTCAACAGGGTCAACCCCTTTTTCACTAGTGTATGGTTTCGAAGCAGTTTTACCTGTTGAAGTTGAGGTGCCATCCCTTAGGGTAATCCAAGAGTTAAAACTAGATGAAGCAAAGTGGGCTCAAGTAAGGTACGAGCAATTGAATTTCATAGAAGAAAGGAGACTGACTGCATTATGTAGAGGACAGTTATACTAAAAGAAAATAGCACGAGcgtataaaaaaaaagttcgaCATCGCCATTTCCAAGAAGGAAATCTAGTGTTAAAAAGGATCCTgccttttcaaaaggatcataGAGGAAAATGGACTCCTAATTACGAGGGACCATATATAGTAAAAAGGGTTTTCTCGGGAGGAGCTTTAATTTTGACAAATATGGACGGAGATGACTTGCCTAACCCAATAAGTGCAGACTATGTGAAGAAATACTATGCATAA